The region TACTGCCAAGGGAGCAGCCGCGGTCCTTGTCTCGCCCGCATTGACCGCACGCTTCCGCggcaccacgaccaccatcCGCCAATCGATCGACGagaccccccctcccccttttcgTACGCAACTCTTAGCCCCCTGTCCATCGCAGCAAAGACCTCGAgcgacgtcggccgaggccaccTGACCACACCGCCGGCCCAGAGCAGCTCGTGGCATCCGATCGAGCAACAACCACCTCGTCCGTCCGAGCTCCTCCATCGTCCGCGGCTAGCAACTGCCCCCCCAACGTGccctgccgttgccgccaaCCCCTTTCCAGACTGCgtggcgcgcgccgtcgaaGCCCAGGCACTCAAGCAGCCCGTccgcccagccagcaccCCGGCAGCCACGGCCCCCCAGTTCGTTCGTCCTGGACGGGTCCAGTATTCCAGGTCGGTTGGCTCCACCGTCCATCCCAACCCCGAAGCCCCACTCCATCCCCCCTATCCCTGGCAGTCaaagtagcagcagcagcagccgcagccgcagacgcagacacagacgcagacgcagacgcggactcggacgcggacgcagacgcagacgcaaaAGTAGTAGCAGGAGCGGCAGAAGCAGCAAGAATACATACTGGCACCCCTCCGCCCACCCACTGTCCACGGCCACACGACAACAGCCGGGGTTGCGCCAGGGCCCTGCTATTACCGCCTTCCTCTAGCTGCTAGACTTTTGTTCCTTCGTGGTACCCAGTCGTTCTCTTTAGCTGCTAACAGCCGGCTGGCCCAGTATTAGACCCTGAGCCTCGCCCGTCAAAccgcgctcctcgccaccCCCTTTTGTGCCTGAACCCTCTCTCGTCGACCTTGCGCAGCCAACGACTCCCCACTGACGGCATCACCTCGACAAGCCCCCGTCGACACACAGCCGCCTACCGTTCGActcgcctgcctcgccccCGGGCTGtcctccgcgacgacggagacgctgccgccgccaagttTGGCCGGCCCGCCCTCAAAACGGAAAAAAGGAGCTGTGGTGGGACAACAAATGccgtccaccaccgccgagcAAACTCCATCAGCCAAACACCGATCGCCAACCCGCTTCCCTGTCCGCctgcccgctcgcccgcacGCGCCCGGCCCAGTCGCCTCTTCAGGTTCCGCGAAATCTCCCACGCGtttcctcgccgcccctaCTCTCACATCCAAACACATCCCAAACCCAAGCGCTGCTCCCCCCGTCGGCCGCAGATCAACACCCACGACTACCAGTTGTCCATCATCCACCGAGGGAGGCGCCCCTTTTCctggtggtgttggcgtcgtcgccagttccgcccgccctggccgaggccagcctGCCCCGCTAATAAACCTCCCgttgcagtgcagtgcatcTCAGTAActgcactgcgctgcgctgcgctgcgctggcttCGCGTCGTGCTCCCGCTGCCCGTGGAGCCTATCCATCTGtttctcccccctcccccctttgGTATGACACCGCGCTAGGCCTCGTGCGCCCGCGTCCAAGGAATTTACCACCTCTCGCTCGAGCCCCGTCGCCCGGTGCACCTGCAACTGCAACAGGCGTCGCCATCGATCGACTGGGTGTCTGGACACCAAACACCcatcgcctcgtcggcctcttcgtcgccgtctcgtgCCCAATCGTCATTCAtcacagccgccgccgcagccatgtCCTTCTCAGACCCCTTTCAGCCAGGTGAGCAGCGTGTGCCCCTCGATTGTTTGACCCTCATTCCACGCAATCAGAGTTTCTGCACCGCAACCCACCGCATGCGtcttccctccctcgccaagggagcccttgccgcccgcctgcccgcagCATCCCAGGCAACctggccaaggccgtcgggcaggttggccgcccacggccagcgcTGCAAGCACGGCGAGCACTGCAACCGTTGCAGGCATTGCCCGCGGTCCACTCATCTAGCTGCCGTCCCTGTTGTGTCATGTGGGCGGGATTGTCGTGTTTCATGTCGTCTGCCTTTGCACGGATACTACCCGGTTGCGTATGCGTAAATGCACTCGGCCGCCGGCTAACCTCGTCGTGTGaagcagggcagcagcaacacccGTCCGGCGCACAGTCCTCCTCTGCCGGCCTAACCATTAACCTCTCCTCAAACAACCCCTTTCGCAatcgcgccgcctccccttCGAGCATCGAAGCCGCTTTCGCCTCCCCAGCCTCTCCGTTCGACGACccccctcgccggccgctgTCGCGAAACCCCTTTATCGACCAGGCTGCTCAGCTTCCTCTCCAGTCCCCCGGGGCCATGTCGACTCGTTCCGAAACCAAGTCTTTGTCTGCCGAGGACATTTTCGTACGTCCCTCCCCACCCGGCAGCCGCTCGGCCATGTTTGCGGCCAAGGACGTCATTGCGCTcctggcgtcgccgcgccacATGCCGGCTGGAACGCAACCGGGCCAGCGCATGAGACGCTAACACGCTCGGTAAATAGGACTCGTTgacgctcgacgacaagaccgctgcctcctcctcctcctcctctgctgccgctgccgccgccgccgccgccgcgcctgccgcAACACGCCAGCCCATGGACCGCCAGTCTGCAACTGAACGAGGCGAgagccagccggccaacGGCAACCACCGTCCCACGCGATCTCAAGAGGAAGCCCTGAGAGCTCGAAAGCCACCAcccgctggtgctgctgctgcgcgaccgccCGGCGACTCACCTCAGCGCAagccccagcgccgcccccgccgaaATTCGGAGTCGTCCGTCATGGGCATCAACTCCCtcacggccgaggagatgaagatgatTGAAGCCAAGAGGTTGCGCGACAAGCAACGCCGCGAGCGCGAAGGGCGCTCTTCCGGCCGCGATGGCCAGGAGCCCCGTGAAGCCAAGGACGGTCGCGATGGCAAGGACAGCAAGGAGACgcgcgagggcaaggacAGGAGCCGGTCGGGCCGACCGAGCCGTCGCCTGGACATCATCGACCAGCTGGACGCCACGAGCATATACGGAACGGGCCGTACGTCATTTCCCtcatcgcccgccaccgGTGCCCCTGCTGACCACATACAGTGTTCCACCACGACGGCCCCTTTGATGCCCTGAACCCCCATCGGAATCGGAAGAGCAGCCGGCGGGCCCCCATGCACGCGTTCCCCAAGGACTCTCTCAACAACTCACTCGGCGGTGCGGGGCCTCTTAACGCGAACCCCGATCACGCTGTGTTCATGGGCAATGCCACCGACGAAGCGTTCCGCGACtatgccggcggcgccaagaacaagaacGGCTACACTTACCCGACGCCTTCCAACGGAGAGACGGCGATATTCGACCCCATCGCTCGCGGGTCCGTCatccacggcgacgagagcgTCGGGCTCGGCACTTCGACGTTCCTTgagggcgcgccggcggcgagggcagcgatCGCGCGGAGACAGGCAGAGCAGGCGCAGGAGAGCTTCGAGGTGGGCATTCAGCGCAAGAAGTCGCTGGCCCAGCGCATCCGGCACATCAACAGGGGGCCCCGCGACATCACGCCGTCGGGCCGGCTGACGAACCCCGACGGCACCTATGGAAAACGGTCTCCAGACGGGATAGCGACGGGCACCAGCGTCGGGTCCGACAACAACCCCTTCTTCGCTGAGTTCAgcaagggcgaggagacgCTCAGCGTCAAGGCCCGGGACGGCACCATGTCGCCCTCGAGTCCTCCGCCCCCGGTGCCGCGTCGAGGATCGTCGGGCGGGCCgctggagcggcgggcgacgacggacgccACCATgagcgaggaggcgccgccggccaagcCGATGGGGATCTTGGGCAGGATGAAGAGCCTGAagggagggcgacggcccaAGAACATTGACCATGGTTCATTGCCGGGGGCAGCCACGTAGGGCAGAGGAAGaacggcgcgcagggcccGTACCGGCCGGGCTGTGTGACGGAAGCCGCGCCGTTGCGCAAGGGGGACGTATAGAaaccgcgccgcggcagccatgAGCGAGCACATGGGCAGCCTCGGAGCCGGGACGTGGGAACACcgcgacgctcgagggcgacatgGAGACGACCGAGCCAGCCAAATGTTGCTGGCGATGTGGCTTCTTGTTCAATACTTTCAAACAGTGTGATGGAGTATTCTTTTTACATTGGCGCACGGGTCAGGGCTACGAGGGCAGGTCATACGCCAGAGAATCCCTAGGCAGATTGC is a window of Purpureocillium takamizusanense chromosome 10, complete sequence DNA encoding:
- a CDS encoding uncharacterized protein (COG:S~EggNog:ENOG503NU5Q), whose protein sequence is MSFSDPFQPGQQQHPSGAQSSSAGLTINLSSNNPFRNRAASPSSIEAAFASPASPFDDPPRRPLSRNPFIDQAAQLPLQSPGAMSTRSETKSLSAEDIFDSLTLDDKTAASSSSSSAAAAAAAAAAPAATRQPMDRQSATERGESQPANGNHRPTRSQEEALRARKPPPAGAAAARPPGDSPQRKPQRRPRRNSESSVMGINSLTAEEMKMIEAKRLRDKQRREREGRSSGRDGQEPREAKDGRDGKDSKETREGKDRSRSGRPSRRLDIIDQLDATSIYGTGLFHHDGPFDALNPHRNRKSSRRAPMHAFPKDSLNNSLGGAGPLNANPDHAVFMGNATDEAFRDYAGGAKNKNGYTYPTPSNGETAIFDPIARGSVIHGDESVGLGTSTFLEGAPAARAAIARRQAEQAQESFEVGIQRKKSLAQRIRHINRGPRDITPSGRLTNPDGTYGKRSPDGIATGTSVGSDNNPFFAEFSKGEETLSVKARDGTMSPSSPPPPVPRRGSSGGPLERRATTDATMSEEAPPAKPMGILGRMKSLKGGRRPKNIDHGSLPGAAT
- a CDS encoding uncharacterized protein (COG:S~EggNog:ENOG503NU5Q) yields the protein MDRQSATERGESQPANGNHRPTRSQEEALRARKPPPAGAAAARPPGDSPQRKPQRRPRRNSESSVMGINSLTAEEMKMIEAKRLRDKQRREREGRSSGRDGQEPREAKDGRDGKDSKETREGKDRSRSGRPSRRLDIIDQLDATSIYGTGLFHHDGPFDALNPHRNRKSSRRAPMHAFPKDSLNNSLGGAGPLNANPDHAVFMGNATDEAFRDYAGGAKNKNGYTYPTPSNGETAIFDPIARGSVIHGDESVGLGTSTFLEGAPAARAAIARRQAEQAQESFEVGIQRKKSLAQRIRHINRGPRDITPSGRLTNPDGTYGKRSPDGIATGTSVGSDNNPFFAEFSKGEETLSVKARDGTMSPSSPPPPVPRRGSSGGPLERRATTDATMSEEAPPAKPMGILGRMKSLKGGRRPKNIDHGSLPGAAT